From the genome of Delphinus delphis chromosome 8, mDelDel1.2, whole genome shotgun sequence, one region includes:
- the ACP2 gene encoding lysosomal acid phosphatase isoform X3 yields the protein MLYRHGDRSPVKTYPKDPYQEDEWPQGFGQLTKEGMLQHWELGQALRQRYHDFLNTSYHRQEVYVRSTDFDRTLMSAEANLAGLFPPDGMQRFNPNISWQPIPVHTVPIAEDRLLKFPLGPCPRFEQLQNETRRTPEYQNESIQNAQFLDMVANETGLTDLTLETIWNVYDTLFCEQTHGLVLPPWASPQTMQRLSRLKDFSFRFLFGIYEQAEKARLQGGVLLAQIRKNLTLMATTSQLPKLLVYSAHDTTLVALQMALDVYNGEQAPYASCHIFELYQEDTGNFSVEMYFRNESNKAPWPLILPGCPHRCPLQDFLRLTEPVVPKDWQQECRLASSPADTEVIVALAVCGSILFLLIVLLLTVLFRMQAQPPGYRHVPDGEDHA from the exons ATG CTGTACCGACATGGAGACCGTTCGCCAGTGAAGACATACCCCAAGGACCCCTATCAGGAAGACGAATGGCCCCAGGGATTTGGTCAGCTAACCAAG GAGGGGATGCTACAGCACTGGGAGCTGGGCCAGGCTCTGCGACAGCGCTACCATGACTTCCTCAACACCTCTTACCACCGGCAAGAG GTTTATGTGCGAAGTACAGACTTTGACCGGACTCTCATGAGTGCTGAGGCCAACCTGGCTGGACTCTTCCCTCCCGACGGGATGCAGCGCTTTAACCCAAACATCTCTTGGCAGCCTATCCCCGTCCACACTGTGCCCATTGCCGAGGACAGG CTGCTGAAGTTCCCATTGGGCCCATGTCCCCGTTTTGAACAGCTGCAGAACGAGACCCGGCGGACACCGGAGTATCAGAATGAGAGTATTCAGAATGCA CAATTTCTGGATATGGTGGCCAACGAGACAGGGCTTACGGACCTGACACTGGAGACCATCTGGAATGTCTACGACACACTTTTCTGTGAG CAGACACACGGGCTGGTCCTGCCGCCCTGGGCCTCGCCCCAAACCATGCAGCGTCTGAGCCGGCTAAAGGACTTCAGCTTCCGCTTCCTCTTCGGGATCTACGAGCAGGCAGAGAAGGCCCGGCTGCAGGGGG GAGTCCTGCTGGCTCAGATACGGAAGAACCTGACCCTGATGGCAACCACCTCCCAGCTCCCTAAGCTGCTGGTCTACTCTGCG CACGACACCACCCTGGTTGCTCTGCAAATGGCGTTGGATGTCTACAATGGTGAACAAGCCCCCTATGCGTCCTGCCACATATTTGAACTGTACCAGGAAGATACTGG GAATTTCTCAGTGGAAATGTACTTTCGGAATGAGAGTAACAAGGCCCCCTGGCCGCTGATCCTGCCTGGCTGCCCTCACCGCTGCCCGCTGCAGGACTTCCTTCGCCTCACAGAGCCTGTTGTGCCCAAGGATTGGCAGCAGGAGTGCCGGCTGGCAAGCAGTCCTGCAGACACAG AGGTGATCGTGGCCTTGGCTGTATGTGGCTCCATCCTCTTCCTTCTCATAGTGCTGCTCCTCACCGTCCTCTTCCGGATGCAGGCCCAGCCTCCTGGCTACCGCCACGTTCCAGACGGGGAGGACCATGCCTGA
- the ACP2 gene encoding lysosomal acid phosphatase isoform X4, producing MLQHWELGQALRQRYHDFLNTSYHRQEVYVRSTDFDRTLMSAEANLAGLFPPDGMQRFNPNISWQPIPVHTVPIAEDRLLKFPLGPCPRFEQLQNETRRTPEYQNESIQNAQFLDMVANETGLTDLTLETIWNVYDTLFCEQTHGLVLPPWASPQTMQRLSRLKDFSFRFLFGIYEQAEKARLQGGVLLAQIRKNLTLMATTSQLPKLLVYSAHDTTLVALQMALDVYNGEQAPYASCHIFELYQEDTGNFSVEMYFRNESNKAPWPLILPGCPHRCPLQDFLRLTEPVVPKDWQQECRLASSPADTEVIVALAVCGSILFLLIVLLLTVLFRMQAQPPGYRHVPDGEDHA from the exons ATGCTACAGCACTGGGAGCTGGGCCAGGCTCTGCGACAGCGCTACCATGACTTCCTCAACACCTCTTACCACCGGCAAGAG GTTTATGTGCGAAGTACAGACTTTGACCGGACTCTCATGAGTGCTGAGGCCAACCTGGCTGGACTCTTCCCTCCCGACGGGATGCAGCGCTTTAACCCAAACATCTCTTGGCAGCCTATCCCCGTCCACACTGTGCCCATTGCCGAGGACAGG CTGCTGAAGTTCCCATTGGGCCCATGTCCCCGTTTTGAACAGCTGCAGAACGAGACCCGGCGGACACCGGAGTATCAGAATGAGAGTATTCAGAATGCA CAATTTCTGGATATGGTGGCCAACGAGACAGGGCTTACGGACCTGACACTGGAGACCATCTGGAATGTCTACGACACACTTTTCTGTGAG CAGACACACGGGCTGGTCCTGCCGCCCTGGGCCTCGCCCCAAACCATGCAGCGTCTGAGCCGGCTAAAGGACTTCAGCTTCCGCTTCCTCTTCGGGATCTACGAGCAGGCAGAGAAGGCCCGGCTGCAGGGGG GAGTCCTGCTGGCTCAGATACGGAAGAACCTGACCCTGATGGCAACCACCTCCCAGCTCCCTAAGCTGCTGGTCTACTCTGCG CACGACACCACCCTGGTTGCTCTGCAAATGGCGTTGGATGTCTACAATGGTGAACAAGCCCCCTATGCGTCCTGCCACATATTTGAACTGTACCAGGAAGATACTGG GAATTTCTCAGTGGAAATGTACTTTCGGAATGAGAGTAACAAGGCCCCCTGGCCGCTGATCCTGCCTGGCTGCCCTCACCGCTGCCCGCTGCAGGACTTCCTTCGCCTCACAGAGCCTGTTGTGCCCAAGGATTGGCAGCAGGAGTGCCGGCTGGCAAGCAGTCCTGCAGACACAG AGGTGATCGTGGCCTTGGCTGTATGTGGCTCCATCCTCTTCCTTCTCATAGTGCTGCTCCTCACCGTCCTCTTCCGGATGCAGGCCCAGCCTCCTGGCTACCGCCACGTTCCAGACGGGGAGGACCATGCCTGA
- the ACP2 gene encoding lysosomal acid phosphatase isoform X1, which translates to MAGRQFGWSRVALLQLFLGVNLMVMPPTQARRLRFVTLLYRHGDRSPVKTYPKDPYQEDEWPQGFGQLTKEGMLQHWELGQALRQRYHDFLNTSYHRQEVYVRSTDFDRTLMSAEANLAGLFPPDGMQRFNPNISWQPIPVHTVPIAEDRLLKFPLGPCPRFEQLQNETRRTPEYQNESIQNAQFLDMVANETGLTDLTLETIWNVYDTLFCEQTHGLVLPPWASPQTMQRLSRLKDFSFRFLFGIYEQAEKARLQGGVLLAQIRKNLTLMATTSQLPKLLVYSAHDTTLVALQMALDVYNGEQAPYASCHIFELYQEDTGNFSVEMYFRNESNKAPWPLILPGCPHRCPLQDFLRLTEPVVPKDWQQECRLASSPADTEVIVALAVCGSILFLLIVLLLTVLFRMQAQPPGYRHVPDGEDHA; encoded by the exons ATGGCGGGCAGACAGTTCGGCTGGAGCCGGGTGGCTCTTCTCCAGCTCTTCCTTGGTGTTAACCTGATGGTGATGCCACCTACCCAGGCCCGGCGTCTGCGTTTCGTTACCTTG CTGTACCGACATGGAGACCGTTCGCCAGTGAAGACATACCCCAAGGACCCCTATCAGGAAGACGAATGGCCCCAGGGATTTGGTCAGCTAACCAAG GAGGGGATGCTACAGCACTGGGAGCTGGGCCAGGCTCTGCGACAGCGCTACCATGACTTCCTCAACACCTCTTACCACCGGCAAGAG GTTTATGTGCGAAGTACAGACTTTGACCGGACTCTCATGAGTGCTGAGGCCAACCTGGCTGGACTCTTCCCTCCCGACGGGATGCAGCGCTTTAACCCAAACATCTCTTGGCAGCCTATCCCCGTCCACACTGTGCCCATTGCCGAGGACAGG CTGCTGAAGTTCCCATTGGGCCCATGTCCCCGTTTTGAACAGCTGCAGAACGAGACCCGGCGGACACCGGAGTATCAGAATGAGAGTATTCAGAATGCA CAATTTCTGGATATGGTGGCCAACGAGACAGGGCTTACGGACCTGACACTGGAGACCATCTGGAATGTCTACGACACACTTTTCTGTGAG CAGACACACGGGCTGGTCCTGCCGCCCTGGGCCTCGCCCCAAACCATGCAGCGTCTGAGCCGGCTAAAGGACTTCAGCTTCCGCTTCCTCTTCGGGATCTACGAGCAGGCAGAGAAGGCCCGGCTGCAGGGGG GAGTCCTGCTGGCTCAGATACGGAAGAACCTGACCCTGATGGCAACCACCTCCCAGCTCCCTAAGCTGCTGGTCTACTCTGCG CACGACACCACCCTGGTTGCTCTGCAAATGGCGTTGGATGTCTACAATGGTGAACAAGCCCCCTATGCGTCCTGCCACATATTTGAACTGTACCAGGAAGATACTGG GAATTTCTCAGTGGAAATGTACTTTCGGAATGAGAGTAACAAGGCCCCCTGGCCGCTGATCCTGCCTGGCTGCCCTCACCGCTGCCCGCTGCAGGACTTCCTTCGCCTCACAGAGCCTGTTGTGCCCAAGGATTGGCAGCAGGAGTGCCGGCTGGCAAGCAGTCCTGCAGACACAG AGGTGATCGTGGCCTTGGCTGTATGTGGCTCCATCCTCTTCCTTCTCATAGTGCTGCTCCTCACCGTCCTCTTCCGGATGCAGGCCCAGCCTCCTGGCTACCGCCACGTTCCAGACGGGGAGGACCATGCCTGA
- the DDB2 gene encoding DNA damage-binding protein 2 — translation MAPRKRPETQKTPEVVVRPKSKRNRSPWELEPEAKKLCLKGPGPSRRFDSGCLWAGLASLRVPPPCSIVRALHQHKLGTAAWPSLQQGLQQSFLNSLASYRIFQKAAPFDRRATSLAWHPTHPSTLAVGSKGGDILLWNFGIKDKPTFIKGIGAGGSITGLKFNPLNTNQFFTSSMEGTTRLQDFKGNTLRVFASSGTCNFWFCSLDVSVRSRVVVTGDNVGNVILLNMDGRELWNLRMHKKKVTHVALNPCCDWFLATASVDQTVKIWDLRQVRGKSSFLYSLLHRHPVNAAHFSPDGAQLLTTDQKSEIRVYSASQWDCPPSLIPHPHRHFQHLTPIKATWHPRYNLIVVGRYPDPNFKSCTSHELRTIDVFDGSSGKMMYQLYDPESSGIMSLNEFNPMGDTLASVMGYHILIWSQEEAGKRK, via the exons ATGGCTCCCAGGAAACGCCCAGAAACCCAGAAGACCCCCGAGGTGGTTGTGCGCCCCAAGAGCAAGAGGAACAGAAGCCCCTGGGAGCTGGAGCCCGAGGCCAAGAAGCTCTGTTTGAAGGGCCCCG GTCCTAGCAGAAGATTTGACTCAGGCTGCCTTTGGGCGGGGTTGGCTAGCCTGCGGGTCCCGCCACCATGCAGCATCGTCAGGGCCCTCCACCAGCATAAGCTGGGCACAGCTGCCTGGCCATCACTACAGCAG GGTCTCCAGCAGTCCTTTTTGAACTCTCTGGCTTCTTACCGGATATTCCAAAAGGCTGCCCCTTTTGACAGGAGGGCCACATCCCTGGCGTGGCACCCAACTCACCCCAGCACCCTGGCTGTGGGTTCCAAAGGGGGAGATATCTTGCTCTGGAACTTTGGCATAAAGGACAAACCCACCTTCATTAAAGGG ATTGGAGCTGGAGGGAGCATCACTGGGCTGAAGTTTAACCCTCTCAATACCAACCAGTTTTTCACCTCCTCAATGGAGGGAACAACTAGGCTGCAAGACTTTAAAGGCAACACTCTCCGAGTTTTTGCCAGCTCAGGCACCTGCAA CTTCTGGTTTTGCAGCCTGGATGTGTCTGTCAGAAGCCGAGTGGTGGTCACAGGAGATAACGTGGGGAACGTGATCCTGCTGAACATGGACGGCAGGGAG CTTTGGAATCTGAGAATGCACAAAAAGAAAGTGACCCACGTGGCCCTGAACCCGTGCTGTGATTGGTTCCTGGCCACAGCCTCCGTagatcaaacagtgaaaatctggGACCTGCGCCAGGTTAGAGGGAAATCCAGCTTCCTCTACTCGCTGCTGCACAGGCATCCCGTCAACGCAG CTCATTTCAGTCCCGACGGTGCCCAGCTCCTGACCACTGACCAGAAGAGTGAGATCCGTGTTTACTCTGCCTCCCAGTGGGACTGCCCCCCAAGCTTGATCCCACACCCTCATCGCCACTTCCAGCACCTGACACCCATCAAG GCAACCTGGCATCCTCGGTACAACCTCATTGTCGTGGGCCGATACCCAGATCCTAATTTCAAAAGTTGTACCTCCCATGAATTAAGGACGATCGATGTGTTTGACGGAAGCTCAGGAAAGATGATGTATCAGCTGTATGACCCAGAATCTTCTGGTATCATGTCG CTCAATGAGTTCAATCCCATGGGGGACACACTGGCCTCTGTGATGG GTTATCACATTCTCATTTGGAGCCAGGAGGAAGCTGGGAAGCGTAAATGA
- the ACP2 gene encoding lysosomal acid phosphatase isoform X2 yields MAGRQFGWSRVALLQLFLGVNLMVMPPTQARRLRFVTLLYRHGDRSPVKTYPKDPYQEDEWPQGFGQLTKEGMLQHWELGQALRQRYHDFLNTSYHRQEVYVRSTDFDRTLMSAEANLAGLFPPDGMQRFNPNISWQPIPVHTVPIAEDRLLKFPLGPCPRFEQLQNETRRTPEYQNESIQNAQFLDMVANETGLTDLTLETIWNVYDTLFCETHGLVLPPWASPQTMQRLSRLKDFSFRFLFGIYEQAEKARLQGGVLLAQIRKNLTLMATTSQLPKLLVYSAHDTTLVALQMALDVYNGEQAPYASCHIFELYQEDTGNFSVEMYFRNESNKAPWPLILPGCPHRCPLQDFLRLTEPVVPKDWQQECRLASSPADTEVIVALAVCGSILFLLIVLLLTVLFRMQAQPPGYRHVPDGEDHA; encoded by the exons ATGGCGGGCAGACAGTTCGGCTGGAGCCGGGTGGCTCTTCTCCAGCTCTTCCTTGGTGTTAACCTGATGGTGATGCCACCTACCCAGGCCCGGCGTCTGCGTTTCGTTACCTTG CTGTACCGACATGGAGACCGTTCGCCAGTGAAGACATACCCCAAGGACCCCTATCAGGAAGACGAATGGCCCCAGGGATTTGGTCAGCTAACCAAG GAGGGGATGCTACAGCACTGGGAGCTGGGCCAGGCTCTGCGACAGCGCTACCATGACTTCCTCAACACCTCTTACCACCGGCAAGAG GTTTATGTGCGAAGTACAGACTTTGACCGGACTCTCATGAGTGCTGAGGCCAACCTGGCTGGACTCTTCCCTCCCGACGGGATGCAGCGCTTTAACCCAAACATCTCTTGGCAGCCTATCCCCGTCCACACTGTGCCCATTGCCGAGGACAGG CTGCTGAAGTTCCCATTGGGCCCATGTCCCCGTTTTGAACAGCTGCAGAACGAGACCCGGCGGACACCGGAGTATCAGAATGAGAGTATTCAGAATGCA CAATTTCTGGATATGGTGGCCAACGAGACAGGGCTTACGGACCTGACACTGGAGACCATCTGGAATGTCTACGACACACTTTTCTGTGAG ACACACGGGCTGGTCCTGCCGCCCTGGGCCTCGCCCCAAACCATGCAGCGTCTGAGCCGGCTAAAGGACTTCAGCTTCCGCTTCCTCTTCGGGATCTACGAGCAGGCAGAGAAGGCCCGGCTGCAGGGGG GAGTCCTGCTGGCTCAGATACGGAAGAACCTGACCCTGATGGCAACCACCTCCCAGCTCCCTAAGCTGCTGGTCTACTCTGCG CACGACACCACCCTGGTTGCTCTGCAAATGGCGTTGGATGTCTACAATGGTGAACAAGCCCCCTATGCGTCCTGCCACATATTTGAACTGTACCAGGAAGATACTGG GAATTTCTCAGTGGAAATGTACTTTCGGAATGAGAGTAACAAGGCCCCCTGGCCGCTGATCCTGCCTGGCTGCCCTCACCGCTGCCCGCTGCAGGACTTCCTTCGCCTCACAGAGCCTGTTGTGCCCAAGGATTGGCAGCAGGAGTGCCGGCTGGCAAGCAGTCCTGCAGACACAG AGGTGATCGTGGCCTTGGCTGTATGTGGCTCCATCCTCTTCCTTCTCATAGTGCTGCTCCTCACCGTCCTCTTCCGGATGCAGGCCCAGCCTCCTGGCTACCGCCACGTTCCAGACGGGGAGGACCATGCCTGA